In the genome of Bombus affinis isolate iyBomAffi1 chromosome 7, iyBomAffi1.2, whole genome shotgun sequence, one region contains:
- the LOC126918332 gene encoding uncharacterized protein LOC126918332 isoform X3 codes for MVAICDSAGPGPQFCNISFISLKTGEQAKSIKFKNPVCDILVNKRSIVVTFLEKIAVFDARTLEDVLTVTTCYASPGPNPNPVTLGTRWLAYSEKKLLPAKRSSGGCESEGVQSYTATVLYAAKSLGKGLRGLGETVASSLTGNSVSPVVINNTSSDVTQPGVITILDLQAAKEEKELDDANIETVVAHFTAHSDAIVAMTFDLSGALLMTADKRGHDFHVFRIQPHPGGPTLAAVHHLYILHRGDTTAKVQDMAFSSDTRWAAISTVRGTTHVFPVAPYGGPVGIRTHSTPHVVNRLSRFHRSAGLMDDGTRSHSPVSHTELPLSVYPYSNPRLPPYPHPTVLHPLAQIRQPSSLNHINSQVQQSRPQQRQRLHSDDSGTLPLKICACFAPPRAWMYAQRESTAKVMKRAVDSLFIMACHGNMIQYDLEPKPAAGIPKEKVCDDTMIELEVEAKGQWPLLRSPNSLEIVPPLPTSSPLLNVNIIPKDIQDGDLAEDRWLSQVEIVTHAGPHRRLWMGPQFVFKTYNATSGATVNLVEAEAIEIGVTGGSRPARSNPVNMPHAASRSLVPVVIDGSGSSYEQSPRFMEAYGDPLDSENAGVGSGENQLREDLAEAMLETSIAPHRAPGRRSVFERVGQPVTKVVNPLGTVITVSADEEDINSSQEFDFAEESHVPEPPRSVCAEEGPASLGDFEPESQTLRDLTEICAEMRSAGEPAIDSVPDENIYEVKERKALCVEIASITNPGNSTIDFEKEEAFRDVPTSLSLCVEQGEIPSSPMTQAKEAAWCRKIDKREDRGAHERNVSEAQYVVNYDEDNVVLMENKVAHEKKNTSVHCKTESKKICEFEKVAKKSEKIGSSACSSKRTGTKKYILKEHGDSIIIEDITCDYSSNNCSQKEGCEKSVIEDTDSKNSESKSREYSKETVIGKCKNKSKSSTAQNYKEKVEFLVESKSSMKQVEPIIEMDVVIEETGKKEDFKPTISADVSTKETDKYKSSTSDSDFSSSEYHIVDTPCCNKHGASIQSDEDIEHIQSSEIAQLQQAECIDSDKCVDVISCAGSSPVMQRKNSKNTISDDDIEYIHASELVETSDKICKDDPKFEISKASDIESTTTRSKPSSFDDDMEHIHHSDVYDVPSERAKDACERSTKGSQEITAESALASKNVKKAKDIVVIESDTSDADVTVIFKPVDSWKNKSTERKEELEESDNAKDIPATENVSPLRKTKVRSAKTSPSNVASKRSQAGIEIIDIDAMQKAEMKVLIDTTSVSECKILAGPEVCGTRMKRYRKSKKATNESNVQISEASIEPVKPVEDVSKESSSQEPLPEFSWSAVVKKKSGSPVAESETRGEDKVEDDKLKTESFNPIEVSSCTPILEKIESLKKKIHESSLRKNLDKKSSNSQMVDKVREGNLELYPEEEISWSSIVKKKNTFSAENETKKESSLDPIAEDASNEERNICRKEESLTDPSLTMANQLKEADKETTVEESSVHATEGSGSSIVKKKPVSTTESESTRKKIGEQKIHKKLDLPTNLSETKNEHETNSSASESISSEKVSKLEAVSQIDEKVPNDSNKWNVVEPLVGATFTKEDSSEPERDTEPEKRSDSEQEIVPERSTSSDELNPNVVLTNVEGEYSGCETAERSVTNTSVCATSKKGNRSKKKKRR; via the exons ATGGTAGCAATATGTGATTCAGCTGGACCTGGACCACAATTTTGCAACATTAGTTTCATTTCATTAAAAACTGGGGAACAAGCTAAAagcataaaatttaaaaatcctGTTTGTGACATTTTGGTAAATAAACGATCCATAGTAGTAACATTTTTAGAAAAGATCGCGGTATTCGATGCTCGAACATTGGAAGATGTATTAACAGTTACTACTTGCTATGCCAGTCCTGGTCCAAATCCAAATCCTGTTACTTTAGGCACAAGATGGCTTGCTTACAG cgAAAAAAAGTTACTACCAGCAAAAAGAAGTAGCGGTGGTTGCGAAAGTGAAGGAGTTCAAAGTTATACAGCAACTGTTCTATATGCGGCAAAATCTTTAGGAAAAGGATTGCGTGGTTTAGGAGAAACAGTTGCATCCAGTTTAACTGGCAATTCAGTATCACCAGTAGTCATTAATAATACCAGCAGTGATGTAACTCAACCAGGAGTGATTACGATATTAGATCTCCAAGCAGCAAAAGAGGAGAAAGAATTAGACGATGCGAATATAGAGACTGTCGTTGCTCATTTTACTGCCCATAGTGATGCAATCGTTGCTATGACTTTTGATTTAAGTGGTGCATTGCTAATGACCGCTGACAAAAGGGGGCATGATTTTCATGTATTTAGAATTCAGCCACATCCAGGTGGTCCCACTTTGGCAGCAGTACATCATTTGTATATTCTACATCGTGGAGATACTACTGCGAAAGTGCAG GATATGGCTTTTTCGAGTGATACTCGATGGGCTGCGATATCAACTGTGCGGGGCACTACTCATGTGTTTCCTGTTGCACCATATGGTGGACCAGTAGGAATACGAACTCATTCCACACCTCATGTTGTAAATAGACTTTCAAGATTTCATAGAAGTGCAGGTTTAATGGACGACGGCACCAGATCTCATTCTCCCGTATCTCATACAGAGTTGCCTTTATCAGTGTATCCATATTCTAACCCAAGACTCCCTCCGTACCCTCATCCAACTGTACTACATCCTCTTGCACAGATACGACAACCATCTTCATTAAATCACATAAACAGTCAAGTTCAACAAag CAGGCCACAGCAACGACAACGACTGCACTCGGACGATAGTGGAACATTACCATTAAAAATATGTGCTTGTTTTGCACCTCCGAGAGCTTGGATGTATGCGCAAAGGGAATCTACTGCAAAAGTTATGAAGAGAGCAGTTGATTCTTTGTTTATTATGGCATGTCACGGAAATATGATACAATATGATTTAGAACCAAAACCAGCTGCAg GTATACCAAAAGAAAAAGTATGTGACGATACGATGATAGAATTAGAGGTCGAAGCCAAAGGTCAATGGCCTCTTCTAAGATCTCCGAATTCTTTAGAGATTGTACCACCTTTGCCAACGTCTAGCCCTTTACTAAATGTCAATATTATACCGAAAGACATTCAAGATGGCGATTTAGCGGAGGATCGTTGGTTAAGTCAAGTAGAAATTGTAACACACGCTGGTCCACATAGGCGACTTTGGATGGGACCTCAGTTTGTTTTTAAAACTTATAATGCAACTAGTGG AGCTACTGTGAATCTTGTCGAAGCAGAGGCTATTGAAATTGGAGTAACCGGTGGATCTCGTCCTGCGAGATCAAATCCAGTCAATATGCCGCATGCTGCATCCAGATCATTGGTACCTGTGGTCATTGATGGATCAGGAA GCAGTTATGAGCAGTCTCCAAGATTTATGGAAGCGTATGGTGATCCCTTAGATAGTGAAAATGCTGGTGTTGGCAGTGGTGAAAATCAATTGAGAGAAGATTTGGCCGAAGCTATGCTAGAGACATCGATCGCACCACACCGTGCTCCAG GGAGGCGATCGGTATTTGAGAGGGTGGGTCAACCGGTAACTAAAGTCGTCAACCCTCTGGGCACCGTGATTACTGTATCGGCCGATGAGGAGGACATTAACTCCAGTCAGGAGTTCGATTTCGCGGAGGAGAGCCACGTGCCGGAACCACCTAGGAGCGTGTGCGCCGAAGAAGGTCCGGCTTCTCTCGGCGATTTCGAGCCGGAGAGTCAAACTCTGCGCGATCTCACCGAGATCTGCGCGGAAATGCGCTCAGCTGGCGAGCCTGCGATCGACAGCGTGCCGGATGAGAACATCTATGAGGTAAAGGAGAGAAAAGCGTTGTGCGTCGAGATCGCTTCCATTACGAACCCTGGGAACTCTACTATCGATTTCGAGAAAGAAGAAGCCTTCCGCGATGTACCGACCAGTTTGAGTTTGTGCGTAGAACAGGGTGAAATCCCCAGCAGTCCTATGACCCAGGCAAAGGAAGCTGCTTGGTGCAGGAAAATTGATAAAAGGGAAGACAGAGGGGCTCACGAGAGGAACGTATCCGAGGCACAGTACGTAGTCAACTATGATGAGGATAATGTAGTTTTGATGGAAAATAAGGTAGCTCATGAAAAAAAGAATACGTCGGTGCATTGTAAAACTGAGAGTAAAAAAATTTGCGAGTTTGAAAAGGTTGCGAAGAAGTCGGAGAAGATCGGGTCCTCTGCATGCTCTAGTAAACGAACCGGGACTAAGAAGTATATTCTAAAAGAACACGGAGATAGTATCATTATTGAAGACATTACTTGCGACTATTCTAGTAATAATTGCAGCCAGAAGGAAGGATGCGAAAAAAGCGTGATCGAAGATACGGACAGTAAAAATTCTGAAAGTAAAAGCAGAGAGTATTCGAAAGAAACTGTAATTGGGAAATGTAAAAACAAATCAAAGTCTTCCACGGCTcaaaattacaaagaaaaagttgAATTTCTTGTGGAAAGCAAAAGTTCGATGAAGCAGGTAGAGCCGATCATAGAAATGGATGTTGTGATCGAAGAAACCGGTAAGAAGGAAGATTTCAAGCCGACTATAAGTGCGGATGTATCAACTAAAGAAACCGATAAATATAAATCATCGACATCGGACTCGGATTTCAGTTCCAGTGAATATCACATCGTCGATACACCTTGTTGCAATAAACATGGTGCTTCGATTCAGTCCGACGAAGACATTGAACATATCCAAAGCTCCGAGATCGCTCAATTACAGCAGGCTGAATGCATCGACAGCGATAAATGCGTGGACGTGATAAGTTGCGCAGGTTCTTCGCCTGTTATGCAGAGAAAGAACAGCAAGAATACGATATCTgatgacgatatagagtacaTACATGCTTCTGAACTAGTAGAAACGTCTGACAAAATTTGCAAAGATGATCCGAAGTTTGAAATTAGTAAAGCTAGCGATATTGAATCGACCACGACAAGGAGTAAACCTTCATCGTTTGACGACGATATGGAACACATACACCATTCGGACGTCTATGATGTACCATCTGAAAGAGCTAAGGATGCGTGTGAAAGAAGTACGAAGGGATCTCAGGAGATTACAGCAGAATCAGCGTTGGCATCTAAGAATGTTAAGAAGGCAAAGGATATCGTGGTGATCGAAAGCGACACATCGGATGCTGATGTGACTGTAATCTTTAAACCGGTTGACAGTTGGAAGAATAAGAGTACAGAGAGAAAAGAGGAATTGGAAGAATCTGATAACGCGAAAGATATCCCGGCTACTGAAAATGTTAGTCCACTAAGAAAAACTAAGGTTCGTTCTGCTAAAACATCTCCTTCAAACGTCGCATCCAAACGATCGCAAGCAGGAATCGAGATAATCGACATCGACGCGATGCAGAAAGCTGAGATGAAAGTACTAATCGATACTACATCCGTTTCTGAATGTAAGATCCTCGCTGGACCCGAGGTCTGTGGGACTCGTATGAAGAGGTATCGGAAGAGTAAGAAAGCCACCAACGAAAGCAACGTACAAATTTCCGAAGCTTCCATCGAGCCTGTAAAACCTGTCGAAGATGTTTCGAAGGAATCAAGCTCGCAAGAGCCGTTGCCTGAATTTTCCTGGAGCGCTGTAGTAAAGAAGAAAAGTGGTTCTCCCGTGGCTGAGTCAGAAACGCGAGGAGAAGATAAAGTCGAGGATGATAAGCTGAAAACCGAATCGTTCAATCCTATCGAAGTCTCGTCGTGCACACCTATCTTGGAGAAAATAGAGTCtttgaagaagaagatacacgAATCTTCGTTGAGAAAGAATTTAGACAAAAAGAGTTCGAATTCTCAGATGGTAGACAAAGTTCGAGAGGGTAACTTGGAATTATATCCTGAAGAGGAAATTTCCTGGAGCTCTATCGTCAAGAAGAAAAATACTTTCTCTGCTGAGAATGAGACAAAGAAGGAATCTAGCCTCGATCCAATAGCGGAAGACGCGAGTAATGAAGAAAGGAATATTTGTCGAAAAGAGGAATCTTTGACTGATCCATCCTTAACGATGGCGAATCAATTGAAAGAAGCTGATAAGGAAACAACCGTGGAAGAATCATCTGTACATGCAACAGAAGGATCTGGGAGTTCCATCGTTAAAAAAAAACCTGTTTCCACCACAGAAAGCGAATCTACGAGAAAGAAAATTGGTGAACAGAAGATTCACAAAAAGCTGGATCTACCGACCAATTTGTCGGAAACTAAAAATGAGCACGAGACAAACTCATCTGCAAGTGAAAGCATCTCATCCGAGAAAGTTTCCAAATTAGAAGCTGTAAGCCAGATCGATGAAAAGGTTCCAAACGATTCAAACAAGTGGAATGTCGTTGAACCGTTGGTAGGTGCAACGTTTACGAAAGAAGATTCCTCGGAACCTGAAAGAGATACCGAGCCAGAGAAGAGGAGCGATTCGGAGCAGGAGATCGTGCCCGAACGTTCGACTTCTTCGGACGAATTGAACCCAAACGTGGTGCTCACAAACGTCGAAGGAGAGTATTCGGGTTGTGAGACAGCTGAAAGGAGCGTGACGAATACCTCGGTTTGCGCCACGTCCAAGAAAGGCAATAGgtcgaagaaaaaaaaacgcaGATGA